In one Patescibacteria group bacterium genomic region, the following are encoded:
- a CDS encoding AAA family ATPase — translation MPPFANFTTKAKESVRKAHELAIERGQSHVNPLHLLMALVLQEESMVFSILEKLDIDTMLLTDSLLELIETPEQSSVLSPSYQLYLTPELASVLEGSSKAASSLGDQFVSTEHLFIAILEHPGPAAEVFARFRLEKGAVLQVLQDLKSSSDLEVDQPKRFRSLAKYTKNLTEHAAQNKLDPVIGRDNEINRVIQILSRRTKNNPILIGEAGVGKTAIAEGLAQKMAVGDVPESIKDKELLSLDLGLLIAGTKYRGEFEERLKNILREIERADGKIILFIDEIHTIVGAGQAEGAQDAANMLKPALARGELRAIGATTLKEYQKYIEKDPALTRRFQPIQVLEPSVEDAVHILRGLREKYELYHGVHITDDGIVSAVNLSSRYITDRFLPDKAVDLIDEAASALRIALENKPPKLEEAHRNIMHLEIEREALKKDAESSDNKKAKARVKKIEKEIADLKEKTSELSLKWNNEKEVLSEIKVIKKDLELLRIEAESAEVSADLVKAAEIRYGKIPGLEKDLETKLKRLKRLQKSRRILKEEITEEEIADVVSRWTGVPVVRMLEEEAEKLNRMEDEIKKRIIGQDESVKEIANAVKRSRAGISDPNKPIGSFLFLGPTGVGKTELTKALAEFLFDDEKALIRVDMSEYMERHSVSKMIGAPPGYVGHDEAGSLTETIRHRPYSVLLFDEIEKAHPEVFNILLQVLDNGHLTDAKGRKINFKNTVIVLTSNIGSEHIDKMATIGFSSNEDDESSQYNEAKGKVMKSLKDYFRPEFINRLDEIIIFNILTREAVSQIVKLQVDIIRKRLKEKNIDLEISTEVLSYLAKEGYNPQYGARPLKRLVQNKILTPVASLMVSRGVMEGGKVTVGIKDKEFTFDVKKQATPASKKKQKVASKRREKVLA, via the coding sequence ATGCCTCCATTCGCTAATTTTACAACAAAAGCAAAAGAATCAGTTCGTAAGGCACACGAATTGGCAATAGAGCGTGGTCAAAGCCACGTTAACCCACTTCATTTGCTGATGGCACTCGTACTTCAGGAAGAGAGCATGGTATTTTCAATACTTGAAAAACTCGATATTGACACAATGCTTCTGACCGACTCACTTCTTGAACTTATAGAAACACCTGAACAGTCGTCCGTACTTTCTCCATCATACCAGCTCTATCTAACACCTGAGCTTGCCTCGGTTCTTGAGGGTTCAAGTAAAGCCGCTTCCAGTCTGGGTGATCAGTTTGTCTCAACAGAACATCTCTTTATTGCCATTCTAGAACATCCGGGTCCCGCTGCGGAAGTATTTGCTAGGTTTCGCCTTGAAAAAGGGGCGGTGTTGCAAGTACTCCAAGATCTTAAAAGCAGCTCTGATTTGGAAGTAGATCAGCCCAAGCGGTTTCGATCGCTGGCGAAATACACTAAGAATCTTACCGAGCATGCTGCGCAAAATAAACTTGATCCGGTGATAGGGCGAGACAATGAAATAAACCGTGTTATCCAAATACTCTCACGAAGAACAAAAAATAATCCAATTCTTATAGGCGAAGCTGGTGTTGGTAAAACCGCAATTGCAGAAGGACTCGCTCAGAAAATGGCTGTGGGAGATGTTCCTGAATCCATAAAAGACAAAGAACTTCTTTCACTTGACCTCGGGTTGCTTATTGCAGGTACTAAGTATCGTGGAGAGTTTGAAGAGCGACTTAAAAATATTCTGCGGGAAATAGAGCGGGCTGACGGGAAAATAATTCTTTTTATTGATGAGATTCATACCATTGTTGGAGCCGGTCAGGCGGAAGGGGCACAAGACGCTGCAAACATGCTCAAACCTGCTCTTGCACGCGGCGAACTACGAGCAATCGGTGCAACAACACTTAAAGAATATCAGAAATACATTGAGAAAGATCCGGCACTGACGAGGCGTTTTCAACCAATTCAAGTACTTGAACCATCGGTTGAAGATGCGGTGCATATTTTACGTGGCTTGCGAGAAAAGTATGAGCTTTATCACGGTGTGCATATTACCGATGATGGTATTGTCTCTGCGGTAAATCTAAGCAGCCGTTATATTACTGACCGATTTTTGCCCGACAAGGCAGTTGATCTTATTGACGAAGCAGCATCTGCACTTCGCATTGCACTTGAAAACAAACCACCCAAACTTGAAGAGGCGCATCGAAATATAATGCACTTGGAAATTGAGCGCGAAGCACTTAAAAAAGATGCTGAGTCATCTGACAATAAAAAAGCAAAAGCCCGTGTAAAAAAAATAGAGAAGGAAATCGCAGATCTGAAAGAAAAAACTTCAGAACTTTCATTAAAATGGAACAATGAAAAAGAGGTACTCTCTGAAATTAAGGTAATCAAAAAAGATTTAGAGCTCCTGCGTATAGAAGCTGAATCCGCAGAAGTGTCAGCAGATTTAGTTAAAGCAGCGGAAATTCGCTACGGAAAGATACCAGGACTTGAAAAAGATTTGGAAACAAAATTAAAGCGGCTTAAAAGACTCCAAAAATCGCGCAGGATTCTCAAAGAAGAAATCACAGAAGAAGAAATTGCTGATGTGGTATCGCGTTGGACTGGAGTTCCTGTTGTGCGAATGCTTGAAGAGGAGGCAGAAAAGCTCAATAGGATGGAGGATGAAATCAAAAAGCGGATTATTGGACAGGATGAATCGGTGAAAGAAATTGCAAACGCAGTAAAACGCTCGCGTGCCGGCATTTCAGATCCAAACAAACCAATTGGTTCGTTTTTGTTTTTGGGCCCAACCGGCGTTGGTAAAACCGAACTCACCAAAGCGCTTGCAGAATTTCTTTTTGACGATGAAAAAGCGCTCATTCGAGTGGATATGTCCGAATACATGGAGCGACACTCAGTTTCTAAGATGATTGGCGCTCCTCCTGGATATGTTGGGCACGATGAGGCAGGGAGCTTGACTGAAACTATCAGACATCGACCATATTCAGTATTACTCTTTGATGAAATAGAAAAAGCACATCCGGAAGTATTTAATATTCTGCTTCAGGTACTTGATAACGGACACCTGACCGACGCAAAAGGTAGAAAAATAAACTTTAAAAATACTGTTATAGTGCTCACTTCAAACATTGGTTCTGAACACATAGATAAGATGGCAACCATTGGGTTTAGTAGTAATGAAGATGATGAGAGTAGTCAATACAACGAGGCGAAAGGAAAAGTAATGAAAAGTCTTAAGGATTACTTTCGTCCTGAATTTATAAACCGACTTGATGAAATTATTATTTTCAATATTCTTACTCGGGAAGCTGTGTCACAGATTGTGAAATTACAGGTTGATATTATCAGAAAACGTCTCAAAGAAAAGAATATTGATTTGGAAATTTCGACGGAAGTGCTCTCATATTTAGCAAAAGAAGGATACAATCCACAGTATGGTGCGCGCCCGCTCAAACGTCTCGTGCAAAATAAAATTCTAACACCAGTTGCGTCTCTCATGGTTTCCCGTGGTGTCATGGAGGGAGGTAAGGTGACAGTAGGAATTAAAGACAAAGAATTTACTTTTGATGTAAAGAAACAAGCAACACCCGCATCTAAAAAGAAGCAAAAAGTTGCTTCAAAAAGAAGAGAGAAAGTGCTAGCATAA
- a CDS encoding cysteine desulfurase: MIKKSKKRLYLDYAAATPLNSRVQKSMEQYWSDTFGNAGSLHKEGIAAKQALEHARGEIAKNIGARNSEIVFTSGSTESNNLAIFGTVAARQKEGVALRDMHAVTSVIEHPSVLNCFKELEEMGVRVTYLPVDRYGFVSAEAMYQSLLRETVIVSIMYANSEIGTVEPIAKIAHVVQKWRAENKQTFPYIHTDASQTPLYLPCNTQSLGVDLMSLDAQKIYGPKGVGCLYIKNRVMINSIYKGGSQENNVRAGTENIPLIVGFSCALSIAISNRETEVKKVTLLRDYFIQELLRNIKGAELNGSAEKRIANNINVSIPGFESEFLVIALDDKGIATSSKSACIGEETEKSYVVSALGKNDTLASSSLRFSLGSATVKKDIAHTVKILCDILKTHRND; the protein is encoded by the coding sequence TTCGTTGCACAAGGAGGGAATAGCGGCGAAACAGGCGCTTGAGCATGCACGTGGGGAAATTGCCAAAAATATTGGAGCACGCAACAGTGAAATTGTTTTTACCAGTGGCAGTACCGAATCCAATAATCTTGCAATTTTTGGCACTGTCGCCGCACGTCAAAAAGAAGGAGTGGCATTAAGAGATATGCATGCAGTTACAAGCGTTATTGAGCATCCTTCAGTACTTAATTGTTTTAAAGAACTTGAAGAAATGGGGGTTAGGGTGACCTACCTTCCTGTTGACAGGTATGGTTTTGTTTCTGCAGAAGCTATGTATCAATCACTCTTGAGAGAAACGGTTATTGTTTCAATTATGTATGCTAACAGTGAGATCGGTACGGTAGAACCAATTGCTAAAATAGCACATGTTGTTCAAAAATGGAGAGCAGAAAACAAACAAACATTTCCATATATACATACCGATGCAAGTCAGACTCCATTGTATCTACCGTGTAATACGCAGTCACTTGGTGTAGATCTGATGAGTTTGGATGCACAAAAAATCTACGGGCCAAAAGGAGTTGGATGCTTGTATATAAAAAATAGAGTTATGATAAATTCAATATACAAAGGGGGAAGTCAGGAAAACAACGTGCGTGCCGGCACAGAAAATATCCCGCTTATTGTTGGTTTTAGCTGTGCGCTTTCTATTGCAATCTCAAACCGCGAAACAGAAGTTAAAAAAGTGACACTGCTTCGTGATTATTTCATACAAGAATTATTAAGAAATATAAAAGGAGCGGAGCTTAATGGTAGTGCTGAAAAAAGGATCGCCAACAACATAAATGTATCAATTCCAGGTTTTGAAAGTGAATTTTTAGTTATTGCGCTTGATGACAAGGGCATAGCTACTTCATCAAAGAGTGCCTGTATTGGGGAGGAAACGGAAAAGTCGTATGTTGTATCGGCATTAGGGAAAAATGACACGCTTGCATCAAGTTCTCTGCGCTTCTCATTGGGGAGTGCTACAGTAAAAAAAGATATTGCCCATACTGTAAAGATATTATGCGATATCTTAAAAACACACAGAAACGACTGA